CAATAAACCAAATTTTGAATCGGTCTAActaatatatatgtgtgtgtgtgtgtctgagAACCCTAAATCCTAACCCTTCTCTTCTTTCTGTGCCGTCGTAGGTTTGAGATTTAGGGTTttccaaattatatatataataggagTATTTTATCTCTTGTGGTGACTAAACACCATACCATTAActcattaaaattaattttcctaTGATTATCTCAATGTATAACACTATTAGATAAAATTTATTAGATTATAATTGTTTTTAACGAGGTGAGCGAGCTTTTAGACCTAATAATCATTGTTAGAGTTGAGAAAggtaaaaaaaaactaataatatataaattaaaacaaatattatttcatacaaaataataaaatgtatATTATACTTAATTAACGAAAATTTTTTCTtgtaaattatattaaatacatCATTTTAATTTGCTTACatataattttaagtttttatttgctattaacACTCTTCacgtttttaattttaaaatgttatttttcataataAATACATTATGAATTATGTtgaattatattaaatttattatttgttgattattatattatgaatctttttgttatttttttaattcaaagaATATTTATAGATAATTATACGTATCTGCATTTTCTAAGAGGATAATTAAATTTGGACGAACATAAAGAGGAGAGGGaggatatttttttaaaacaggAGTAAAGGACGGGAAAGGAAGTCTGCCGCGCCCACACGAATATCCATTACCATGCTAACTAACAACAAAAATTCAATTTGAGCCAATTTGATATAGGACATGTGGACTTCATCTGTATTAATGAGTCCTAAGATAATGAACTTAATTTAGATTTGGGATTCGAGCAATAAGCCTAGGTTAATCTTGCTCACTTGAATTAATACTTTTAGTCATTNNNNNNNNNNNNNNNNNNNNNNNNNNNNNNNNNNNNNTATATGGACatcaaatattttgaaattaaatatttttttttgttttcaaatatatattttaaaacggATACGTGCTTTATTAATTggtgaaaattttgaagaaaaatattattGTTAGGGCCACAATTATAGAAATCAACTATGTATCATTGGTatagcaaaaaattaaaaaaatctaagTACCATTTACTTAGAGGGTTTGGTGAACCAACATTGGCAATGTCAAacattattcaaattaaatgttTCCTCTGCTTACATGATCAAacattatttgaattttgaactgATTCAGTCAATCTTACAATTAAACGGATAACATTCGATTATCAAAATAATAATGGATTATATATGATAAATCCATTTTGAGACTTAATCTCATCAACCATATGATGAGGCTTAATCTCCCCACTTGAGTCAAACCCATTTTCGGCAAGGTCTTCAACCACTTGTTACGTTATTATGAGTGGGAATATTTattatcaaaatataataaataataatgggTCGTCCTAAACTTTTAGTTCAACATCCAATATATATGTGAGTATTTGAAAACTTTTTAAATCATTAAAGAAGCAATCAGATATATGACATAATAGAAAACTCTCATCTTCTAAGGAAACTTTTCGAGACACCCACAATCAGTAAACAGAGTGccctattatataaaattttgtaTACTATAGatacattaaaataaaattctttaaaatattgtgaatacaattatatattatcATTTAAAGATTCATTTACTATAGTCAAAAGTGTGATCTGAGTAACCATGTAACAAGGCAATTAGCATCAAAAGGTAAAGTGATACATTGTAAGTAAATGGCAAATTAAAAGTGTTAATTTCTCAGTGGTGCATGCTGCCATACATACACAGTCATCATTTTCTAAACTCTTAACACTTAAAAGTAATGACGGCAATGGATAGTTCAATTAGTATTAAACTATTAACATATTGAGGCATTATGAGCAGAGTCCATTTTCTTGCACAATGGTGTGAGTCAATTTGTCTTATCACAATCAAATCCCCACGTTTAGCACACATCCTCCAATAATGAGTGTCTACTATTGCCTATGATCACAAAACAATTTAAAAGCTCTATCCTTGGTGGAATGTCGTCTCTCCAGATATTGTTAAATGTGTGTTTTATCTTTAGagtatttaaaattttatccTAAGTACTTATATTTAAAATTACAGATAATAATAACAAGTGTAACTCCTCAAATGTATACGTTCTTAATTAGTCAAAGAATTTTTTTTTCCCAGCTCAAATCCCAGTTTCGTATTAAACCATCTCAAAAATCACAATTGATAATAAAATCATCCTTTCAAAGTGGTTTACTCGAATTGTTTGTGGAACTGGGCCAGAGTCGGTGGTGGTGTGATTGGAGGTATTTATAAGGGATTTGAATGCCAAATTAGCATGTATTTCTATAGAGTAGTGTAGATagaattagataaaaaaaaattaccagAAATATAGAGATATTTATACAACGACTGCCATTAGAGAGAGAAAGACTCTGCACCTAGTTGTGCAACAGTTATTCCCTTTAACGCCGGGGTAGTTTCATCCCACATGCATGCATAGAATATGTGAGAGTGAGGAGTTCACGGAGTTAAGTCCCATTTTGACTTTTGAAATTAATAAATTGTATTGATTTAGTCTTTAACTTTTTAATTGTTATAATTTggtcttttaaattaaaaaaaatatactattttagtctttcttatatttttctgttGTCAGAATTCATCGTTATTAGTGACGTGGCTTAAGCATTTTCATATTGGATATATTAAAAGCTTTAGtactaaaaaatatattaaacagTGTCATTTGAGGGTTTCAACAATTAGTATTGTTCAAAAAAAAGGGATATAACGTTTTAGTATTATTCAAACCCTAAAACAAAGTTATTTAGTTTCTTTTTTAGCGCCAAAATGCATACGACGTTTTTTTAAGATGTTCAGCATGGCAAAGCTTGAACTACGACACTAACAACGTTGAGTTCTGGCGACGGAAAATATACAAAGAACTATATTGGTGcacttttttaaatttaaatcttgaGAATCAAATTGTAGCAATTAAAAAGTCAAAAATTAAATCAGTATAACTCGCTAGTCTCAGAAGTTAAAATAGTACTTAACTCGAAATTCATGACTTTCTCTTCAAATCGGATTGGATTTCGAATTTAGAGAACCTTATTGGTGGCTTGACCTGGATAATTCATCCCACCTTATTGTATATTTGTGTTTTATGTCCTgttttcttgatttcttctactcaTTAACCAAACAAGACCTGAGAACAGAGGAGCTTCCCTCATATGCATCTCATTCACGGTAAAAAATTACTTTGttcattttatttgattttataaaatttgaatgTGTATTAATTCAAAGATTTTATAAAAGTGTAGCAAATTAAATGAGCTAGCTAGATCTATAAAACAAAACGGGATCAGAAGAACACAGTGTAAGACttagtttggtaaagtttttactttttaaaagtagtttataaaagctaacttttaaaagatggctttttaaaagttgtagcatttatgtttggtaaatcaaattaaaaattacttttaataatcACAAGTAACAACAATTgcatttggtaaaatagcttttaaaatttaaaaatactataatagacataaatgcaagcattaaatttgaaaattagttaacatatgaggttatattagacttttaaattttgaaaagcacaagtcaactttgaaaagctctatcTTAGGTGTTTTTAAAAGTACCTTActcttttaaaagctgcaagcacaAGCGCGCACGTGATCTTTtctatttaccaaacacaaaatgaggagtTTGAGCTTTTAAAAAGCATAAGCACATATtcgaaaagctttaccaaaccaagcctaagACTTATCTTTGGAATATGGACATCTTAAATATGATCGTAATTAAtaattagatttagctattttatgATCTAAAAGTACAGCGAAACTTAATCATTTATCTCATTAATATATGAGTAAAGGACATTTTCGTTCATGACCTTTTTtttcgcggacattttcgtcctcaaGGAATGGAAAATACATTCAAGTCCCTGACCCCTGAAAAACGTGGACATTTATGTCCTTCCGTTAAATTCAGCCGTTTGCACTGAACGGAAAAGGATGAGCTGGCAGAGGTGGCGCTGAGGTGGCCGTAACGGAGGCCAGGTGGCATGGAGCATTTCGTAACAGGACATATAAGTCCCTGGAGAGAAAAACGACACCGTTTTGTAACCTCCCCCAATCCTGTTTCGGATTTCTTtgccttttcttcttccttcctcctTTTTCCCTTCCATTCTTCTTCCATGGCCCTTGCCTCCATCACCGCCGCACAGCGGCGCCTCCGTCAGCCACCATCAACGCCGGCGACCTCCTCCTTCCTCTCTTTTCGCGTCTTCTTCCCTTTCTCACTCCCTTACTCCCATTAGTCTCTCTCTCTTCTCACCCTCCTTCCACCCACCGTTCGTCCGCGACAACCTTCTCGGCGACCCACTGCCGCCGCGCCGCCGCCTCACTACCGGCGCACCACCGTCTCTACTAGGGCCCAACCatcattttctctctctctctctcattaccACCCCTGTGCTTCCCAGGTCTTCTTTCTCTCTGTTTAATTCACCCTGTTAttgcaattagttaattaatattgtttagttagttttgttTAGCTAATTTCAATTTGATTAGATTAGTTAGTTACATTTGTTAGAGAATCTGGTGTGGATAGTGGATTAGGTCTTGCTTGCTTAATGCTGCTGTCTGTGCAATCACTGTTTGTAGTTCATTATATTTAGTTTGTTCAATTGTTCTTAAGTTGTTAGGATTGGGGTTGGTTAATGGAAATTACTGAGATTGATGTTTTACACTGCTGCTGTGTAAATTCTCATTGCCAGTAGATTAGGCAATGCTATAGCATTCTATTAAAATAGAACATAGTTGAATGCAATCCTTAAAgagaaaaattttaaacaagtCCTTTCCTTCAAGAATAAAATAGTTTCATCTACTTCCAAATCCCTCTCCTTATACAATGCTTCTCTATTGAAAGAACCCCTCAACATAATATGCTTCTTGCTTAAATTGAATGAAATTACCTTGACAGTGTTAACATAAAGCTTGGGTCCCATGAGACTGAACTGAAGTGATGGAGACATGTTTTTCTTATGCTTGTGGCCATATCCAAGAGGCAGATCTCCATACATTGGTGCCCATTGCCGTGGCAACTGAAATTCCAGAAAATGATGGAGATCTTCTATGGCAGGTTTATCTATTTGATACATAAAACTCTCAGAAAAACATGTACTAgagatattatattatattatattactcATTCTATATTTGTGCCAAAAGTAATTCAGAAATGTTTGCTCACATCTAAGATACAAATTAACGGCATGACTCAAGAATCCATTGCCTAGAACAGAGTTGAGTAAGGAAGTAATAGGAACAAAAGACATTGATATGACATTGGGGGATTGTAGTATGGTTTGAAGCCACTGGTTATAAGGCTGACGAATATCAATGCCTCCCCTGCGGACCGAAACATCATTCTTGGAGTGGCTTTTTACAACTGGTCTTCCAGCAGGAGGAAAATGGTTCTGCCTCCACAGCTTGGCATGATCATCCTGAAAGTAAACATGGTTGAATTATGTTAGaggtttctttcttttttctacaATGAAACGGAAGGTGTATATGGTGGTTGATATTTGCCTTCAGTTTTCCTGATATTTGAGCAGGATTAGCATTGGAAGATGGATTTGAATCCTCTGAAAACCTCTCATCAGCTAGTTGTTTTAGTAGTTTCTGCAGTTCAGCGGGTGGAAGATCTGAAATCTTTGACTGCTTGATGTGGACCACATCTTTACCTCCCATCTTGACGTCAACAATCACATGGGTGCCATACTTGTCAATGAACCTGATGAACAACATAAGCATATGCTGTGTTAAATTGATTGAACAAGCTTCATGTTTGTGTTTCTGTTTCTAAAAAATACTTACGAGGCAAGAGCTGCAGGGTTCCAGGAAGAAGGAACATCTTTCTTGACTTGATCCGAAAGGGTTAAGTTAGTTCTATCCGAAATAGGATTGGGGGAGGTtacaaaacggcgtcgtttttctCTCCAGGGACTTATATGTCCTGTTACGAAATGCTCCATGCCACCTGACTTCCGTTACGGCCACCTCAGCGCCACCTCTACCAGCTCATCCTTTTCCGTTCAGTGCAAACGACTGAATTTAACGGAAGGACATAAATATCCACGTTTTTCAGAAGTCAGGGGTTTAAATATATTTTCTATTCTTTGAGGACGAAAATGTATGCGAAAAAAAATGTCAGGACGAAAATGTCCTTTATTCTTAATAATATTTTATCGTTTCTCTAGTTTCTCGATACGTCTTGATGGAAATCTAAAAGGGTCTTTGAGAAGACCTTGAGTGGGGtgagatttttttaaaataataaataacttcGAAAATCAATTGTAAATTACCAAATTATTATTTCTAACTTTTAAGTTTCTACTCTTTAATTAAACgtagtaaaaataatttttgcaAATCAAACTACTAAACGTAAATTGTTTAATTCATATAAATTAGTTAGGacaaaatttattatataaacCAATCAAGGTTAGCTCTAGTCTACTACTTTAATATTTTATCCCTAATGTTTCGAGTTCAAGTTTAGAAAAACATTAGAGTTAATAGTTTATTAttttcggttattatttttagttattaatctaaattttttagtttaataatNNNNNNNNNNNNNNNNNNNNNNNNNNNNNNNNNNNNNNNNNNNNNNNNNNNNNNNNNNNNNNNNNNNNNNNNNNNNNNNNNNNNNNNNNNNNNNNNNNNNNNNNNNNNNNNNNNNNNNNNNNNNNNNNNNNNNNNNNNNNNNNNNNNNNNNNNNNNNNNNNNNNNNNNNNNNNNNNNNNNNNNNNNNNNNNNNNNNNNNNNNNNNNNNNNNNNNNNNNNNNNNNNNNNNNNNNNNNNNNNNNNNNNNNNNNNNNNNNNNNNNNNNNNNNNNNNNNNNNNNNNNNNNNNNNNNNNNNNNNNNNNNNNNNNNNNNNNNNNNNNNNNNNNNNNNNNNNNNNNNNNNNNNNNNNNNNNNNNNNNNNNNNNNNNNNNNNNNNNNNNNNNNNNNNNNNNNNNNNNNNNNNNNNNNNNNNNNNNNNNNNNNNNNNNNNNNNNNNNNNNNNNNNNNNNNNNNNNNNNNNNNNNNNNNNNNNNNNNNNNNNNNNNNNNNNNNNNNNNNNNNNNNNNNNNNNNNNNNNNNNNNNNNNNNNNNNNNNNNNNNNNNNNNNNNNNNNNNNNNNNNNNNNNNNNNNNNNNNNNNNNNNNNNNNNNNNNNNNNNNNNNNNNNNNNNNNNNNNNNNNNNNNNNNNNNNNNNNNNNNNNNNNNNNNNNNNNNNNNNNNNNNNNNNNNNNNNNNNNNNNNNNNNNNNNNNNNNNNNNNNNNNNNNNNNNNNNNNNNNNNNNNNNNNNNNNNNNNNNNNNNNNNNNNNNNNNNNNNNNNNNNNNNNNNNNNNNNNNNNNNNNNNNNNNNNNNNNNNNNNNNNNNNNNNNNNNNNNNNNNNNNNNNNNNNNNNNNNNNNNNNNNNNNNNNNNNNNNNNNNNNNNNNNNNNNNNNNNNNNNNNNNNNNNNNNNNNNNNNNNNNNNNNNNNNNNNNNNNNNNNNNNNNNNNNNNNNNNNNNNNNNNNNNNNNNNNNNNNNNNNNNNNNNNNNNNNNNNNNNNNNNNNNNNNNNNNNNNNNNNNNNNNNNNNNNNNNNNNNNNNNNNNNNNNNNNNNNNNNNNNNNNNNNNNNNNNNNNNNNNNNNNNNNNNNNNNNNNNNNNNNNNNNNNNNNNNNNNNNNNNNNNNNNNNNNNNNNNNNNNNNNNNNNNNNNNNNNNNNNNNNNNNNNNNNNNNNNNNNNNNNNNNNNNNNNNNNNNNNNNNNNNNNNNNNNNNNNNNNNNNNNNNNNNNNNNNNNNNNNNNNNNNNNNNNNNNNNNNNNNNNNATCTTAAAGATGTAaacatttttcaaataaaataattttaaaatgaaattaagctttcgttttctttttttaataaaataaaatgatatgCTATTGATTTACCACGTTGGGATCAATAAAATGATATGCGTTGATTTATTGCCAAAATTCAATGATATTATGCTATTAAAAACACTTAATTAAAGATTAATcgaattaaaaatactttttttggACCAAATATGAATTGGTGCAGTAAAATACAAGTTAAAAAATGTTTGAATTTTTAGGTTATAATGACAGACTCATTTAAAAGCAGAGAAGAAAAAATAGGCTAATTTTTTTACTATAAAAATAAGAATCATCAATGGAATGTAAAATCAAAACAATATCTcaattgaaaaacaaaagaaatttatCAACTATGTGCaatgaagaattttttattttgttttgagaAAAACTACGAAAACGATGGAAAAAAGAACTCACCTTTATTGAGGATGCATTAATGAAGATCAGGTAAAACTGTCAAGACGATGACGACGCTGTTGTGGCGTTGTAGACGACAATGGGAAGCTGTTGAGGACGACGGTGAAATGGGAGAAGAGAAGAGACGTGTGTTTTCAAATTTCAAAGAgagtaaattaaaaattttgcttTCTATAACTCAAAAGATAAATTTGTATTTTTACTATTGTTTGCACTTCTCTACTACTTTTCTTCGTAACTTTAAAGATAAAAAGTTTACATGAATTtcacatatatttttttattttttacttaattttgTTTCTAATCCAAATAAGTAAAAAAAGTTTTTTCTTGCTGATTATGTTCTGGACTTTTTGTTAATTTGTTGTTGTGGCTATGTTGTGGAATAAATCTGTTTTAGTATTATAAACACAACACTTTTGTGTTTANNNNNNNNNNNNNNNNNNNNNNNNNNNNNNNNNNNNNNNNNNNNNNNNNNNNNNNNNNNNNNNNNNNNNNNNNNNNNNNNNNNNNNNNNNNNNNNNNNNNNNNNNNNNNNNNNNNNNNNNNNNNNNNNNNNNNNNAAtgtttaacaaatttttttaaaaataaaaaaataaatatgaagaGCTTAATCTCCCATTAAATAGGACAAGTTGGAGATTTAATATCGTCTCACCAAATGGAGTAAAACTGACTGCCATCTCTGTAAACGACAGGCTTTGTCCTAAACTAACTCTTTACTTGTCTTTGGTCTTAGACCATTTTTAGTAGGGAACTCATCACAATTTCTATTTATggtccacctgtcataaaaagtaactccacatcagtttTTGCATCATAAatagtaaataggaactcaaagcatctctctcttctccattaggaggaactatctttagtccctgttgtggtcctacttaattaattaattaaagtaattaaaattaatatagtgACTATTTTTTTANNNNNNNNNNNNNNNNNNNNNNNNNNNNNNNNNNNNNNNNNNNNNNNNNNNNNNNNNNNNNNNNNNNNNNNNNNNNNNNNNNNNNNNNNNNNNNNNNNNNNNNNNNNNNNNNNNNNNNNNNNNNNNNNtccgccatcactggttgatctctcgggtccccggcaacggcgccaatgttacggtgggtaaccggagattaatgggttgGATGGCgctggttggcccaaacgtatgaaggaggtggctttcgagtggGTCTGttctcggtgttcctccgtccgacttgcaCGTGTGAAAatgatggggggtggtacctgcaaagacactccgatgcctaagttagcaagagtgtgagcaggttagagagtattggaacttggAGATACCTaaatggtgtcagtgtatttatagtggtgaaccaataactacCGCTGAAGTAGTatcgttcccatatcttagggaggttaagatatggctctatgaagtggttagagagtttctaggggcagttactcattcgaatgagtgttatctgccagctaaccctcgtatccgacttctttggagcaggtcgtgtttagtaccgacttcttgggatgaaggttatgcccctaacgttcttataaatattttccctctctttcgttgtttcgtttctgcgatcttTCAAATTTTCCTTGCATTCGTTCGTGCTGCGTTCTTGCATTTTCGAAGGCTTTTGCTTCCAACCCTTATTTCCggataaaggttagttctttaATATGCCTTTGTAGATAAATTTGATTTGTAGACTTTAGTTTCGCATCCTcctccctttagagaccgtgttggtgatttttcttttccccttgtAGGTTTTGTTACCCccttttttataaaaagaaatgGCTTCTGTAGATGCTCTCTCTCACTGGGTTGATGTCACGGTCTTAGGGGAGGAGCCCTCAGTCGATTCTGAGTTCATTACCAACCTTCGCACTCATcacagaatttgtacttctgaggatGACGAACCAAAATATGaattggtagtcccgggtcctgaagaccgggtttgttttggAAGAGTCGatgaggcggcccctcattttttctttatgtatgaatgcatgatcacccgtttgggtgtttttcttcctttttcaaattttgaGATATCTGTTTTACGTCACTGTCGAGTCGCtcccacccagcttcaccccaattcttggggttttttgaaaatttatcaattcatcAGCCAGGCTTTagagttcccgacttctttaaagattttttttcatctttttcatatgacaaaacccttcagtgggctaaacaataaacaacagtgggtgtcgttccgagccatacaaggtcggagaatcttcaccctttttgacgaatcctttcacgacttcaagaactactttttcaaagtgcaagctgtagagggtcaccacccctttttcttaGATGAGAGTTCTTCTCCTCGCTTTCCTCTATACTGGTTAgaggcctccccctgtgagaaatatggtctggacgACCTGGACGAAGTGGAGGCGGCCATCgtagggttcctccgagaagtgtgggggagggccccatacttggatactaaaaaatttctccaggggtcgccGACTTTTGTCCAGtcacaactaggtagctttttgCGTTTCTTATTAATTTCCGACTTGCAATTTCTTTTACCGACTTGTCTGACTTTTAGCTACCAATTTGTTTTTTGCAGAGATGGCAAAGAAAAACGCTCAAGAGTCTTACCAGAGGGTTCAGGAAGCCAAGGCAAGGTCTCGTGCCAGATCTGGTGGTGCTAGGGCGGttgtctctcctcctcctcctcctcggaacgtcGGGACTCCCTCCCAACCTATTGTAATTTCTTCCTCTGCTTCCTCTCTGCCACCCCCTTCTGTCCGACCTACTCCTGAACCAGAGCcgaagaagcgcaagaccttagagtctggcgcttctggtgaggcggacgctcttgcgttcgtccgaaagaacatttATCCCCATGCTCGTAtgagtatggatgatgtttctgttcggcactacctcaccattgtggttgaggagagtctcaagacggcgggggtttgtggcaaactcttagatatatttgagaagactcctctcagctctttagggacGACCTCGAGGGTCGATGAGCTGGAAGGCAGGCTTCGcatatatcaggagcatgagaGGGAGTTGGAGGGGGAAGTTGCCAAGCTGAAGGAGGAGAGCGCCAGCCTccgggagaaggagaagaagttgcaagcccaatgcaacatggaggtggatttgaggaaagcagcgcaagccagctacaatagtttatttgctgatcttgtgtctgtaaagaaTGACTTGCTGAATGCCCGGAAGGCCTATGCCGAGTTGGAGGATTCTATTGCGGATGGTGCTGACGAGGCTTGGAGGgtttttaaggagcaggtcggagtcattgctcctgacttggacctttctcctttggaccctgataaggttgttattg
The DNA window shown above is from Arachis ipaensis cultivar K30076 chromosome B08, Araip1.1, whole genome shotgun sequence and carries:
- the LOC110265381 gene encoding MACPF domain-containing protein NSL1-like; this encodes MEHFVTGHISPWREKRRRFVTSPNPISDRTNLTLSDQVKKDVPSSWNPAALASFIDKYGTHVIVDVKMGGKDVVHIKQSKISDLPPAELQKLLKQLADERFSEDSNPSSNANPAQISGKLKDDHAKLWRQNHFPPAGRPVVKSHSKNDVSVRRGGIDIRQPYNQWLQTILQSPNVISMSFVPITSLLNSVLGNGFLSHAVNLYLRYKPAIEDLHHFLEFQLPRQWAPMYGDLPLGYGHKHKKNMSPSLQFSLMGPKLYVNTVKVISFNLSKKHIMLRGSFNREALYKERDLENAIALPNLLAMRIYTAAV